A genomic window from Brevibacillus agri includes:
- the purS gene encoding phosphoribosylformylglycinamidine synthase subunit PurS: MFKAVVYVTLRESVLDPQGHAVKGALHTLGFDEVNNARIGKYMELTLNSADRAQAEERVREMCEKLLANTVVEDYRFEIVEG; encoded by the coding sequence ATGTTTAAAGCTGTTGTTTATGTAACGCTGCGCGAGAGCGTTTTGGACCCGCAAGGCCACGCTGTAAAAGGGGCTCTGCACACCCTTGGTTTTGACGAAGTAAACAATGCGCGGATCGGGAAGTACATGGAGCTTACGCTGAACTCAGCGGACCGTGCGCAGGCAGAAGAGCGTGTACGTGAGATGTGCGAAAAGCTGTTGGCCAATACGGTGGTTGAAGACTATCGCTTTGAAATCGTGGAGGGCTAA
- a CDS encoding aminopeptidase, with protein MADPRINELASRLVRYSLNLQKGEKVLIENTGLQPELVRALVRESFAVGALPLVTLKDQEVLRALYQGTSEEHMALMAKYEYERMKDMDAYIAIRAYENINEFADVPEDKMGIYSRILYQPVHTNERVPNKRWVVLRYPNKSMAQLSNMSLEGFEDFYFSVCNLDYAKMSQAMTPLKELMERTDRVRIVGPKTDLRFSIKGINAVKCDGKRNIPDGEVYTAPVRDSVEGTIYYNAASNYHGISFTDVQFTFKQGKIVEATSSNTKALNDILDTDEGARYIGEFAIGFNPHILHPMLDILFDEKIAGSFHFTPGNAYTVADNGNRSSVHWDLVQIQRPEYGGGEIWFDDVLIRKDGRFVLPELEGLNPENLV; from the coding sequence ATGGCAGATCCACGTATCAACGAACTGGCCAGCCGTCTCGTCCGCTACTCTCTCAACCTGCAAAAAGGGGAAAAGGTCCTGATCGAAAACACTGGCCTGCAACCCGAGCTTGTACGCGCACTCGTCCGCGAATCGTTTGCGGTCGGCGCTCTGCCGCTCGTGACGCTGAAAGACCAGGAAGTTTTGCGCGCGCTCTACCAGGGCACCAGTGAAGAACACATGGCCTTAATGGCGAAGTACGAATACGAGCGGATGAAAGACATGGACGCGTACATCGCGATCCGCGCTTACGAGAACATCAACGAGTTCGCCGACGTTCCGGAAGACAAGATGGGCATTTATTCCCGCATCCTGTACCAGCCTGTGCATACAAACGAACGCGTGCCAAACAAGCGCTGGGTCGTTCTGCGCTACCCGAACAAATCGATGGCGCAACTGTCCAACATGAGCCTGGAAGGCTTCGAGGACTTCTATTTCTCCGTGTGCAACCTGGACTACGCGAAAATGTCCCAGGCCATGACTCCGCTGAAAGAGCTGATGGAGCGCACCGACCGCGTCCGCATCGTCGGACCGAAAACAGACCTGCGCTTTTCCATCAAAGGCATCAACGCGGTCAAATGCGACGGCAAACGCAACATTCCGGACGGCGAAGTGTACACAGCGCCTGTCCGCGACTCTGTAGAGGGCACCATCTACTACAACGCGGCTTCCAACTACCACGGCATTTCCTTTACCGATGTCCAGTTCACCTTCAAGCAAGGAAAAATCGTGGAAGCGACCAGCTCCAACACCAAAGCGCTGAATGACATTCTCGACACGGATGAAGGCGCTCGCTACATTGGGGAGTTTGCAATCGGCTTCAATCCGCACATTCTCCACCCGATGCTCGACATCCTGTTCGACGAGAAGATCGCAGGCAGCTTCCACTTCACGCCTGGCAACGCCTACACAGTAGCAGACAACGGAAACCGTTCCTCTGTCCACTGGGATCTGGTACAAATCCAGCGCCCTGAATACGGCGGCGGCGAAATCTGGTTCGACGACGTGCTCATCCGCAAAGACGGCCGCTTCGTCCTGCCGGAGCTGGAAGGCTTGAACCCGGAAAATCTGGTGTAG
- the purL gene encoding phosphoribosylformylglycinamidine synthase subunit PurL produces the protein MSQLTHKEPTAEQIADQKLYREIGLTDEEYQRVVNILGRQPNWTETGLYSVMWSEHCSYKNSKPVLRKFPTKGPRVLQGPGEGAGIVDIGDNQAVVFKIESHNHPSAIEPYQGAATGVGGIIRDVFSMGARPIALLNSLRFGELKTPRVKYLFEHVVAGIAGYGNCIGIPTVGGEVNFDPTYEGNPLVNAMCVGLIDHEKIQKGVASGIGNPVIYVGASTGRDGIHGATFASEELTEESEKKRPAVQVGDPFMEKLLLEACLELIDTGIVVGIQDMGAAGLTSSSSEMASKAGNGIEMNLDLVPQREAGMSAYEMMLSESQERMLVVVEKGKEAEAIAIFDKWGLASAVVGKVTEDSKLRLLHKGEVVAEVPVNSLADDAPVYHRPSAVPAYYEANANVDVLAAIQEPKDLNETLKSILAQPTVANKAWVYEQYDHIVRANTAVKPGSDAAVVMVRGTRKALAMTTDCNGRYVYLDPKVGGAIAVAESARNVVCSGAEPLAITDCLNFGSPEKPEVFWQFEKACEGMSEACVALDAPVIGGNVSFYNERSGDAIYPTPTVGMVGLITDVDHITTQDFKNEGDAIILLGETFAELGGSEYQKLATGSISGRPPQIDLNKEAAVQKLVLTAIRKGLVNSAHDLSEGGLGVALAESCFGKGIGAQVELSSELRSDVLLFSESQSRILLSASPEQAEAILALAGEHGVPAEKIGTIGGDRLVVNVNGAEAINASIQEVKAAWKDAIPCLIG, from the coding sequence GTGTCACAACTCACGCATAAAGAACCGACCGCAGAACAAATTGCCGATCAGAAGCTCTATCGCGAAATCGGGCTGACTGACGAAGAATACCAACGTGTTGTCAATATTTTGGGACGCCAGCCGAACTGGACAGAGACAGGTCTGTACAGCGTGATGTGGTCTGAGCACTGCTCCTACAAAAACTCCAAGCCTGTCCTGCGCAAGTTCCCGACAAAAGGTCCTCGCGTGCTGCAAGGTCCAGGCGAAGGCGCAGGGATCGTGGACATCGGCGACAATCAGGCAGTTGTTTTCAAAATCGAAAGCCACAACCACCCGTCTGCTATCGAGCCGTACCAGGGCGCAGCGACTGGCGTGGGCGGCATTATCCGCGACGTGTTTTCCATGGGCGCGCGTCCAATCGCCCTGCTCAACTCGCTTCGCTTCGGGGAGCTGAAAACGCCGCGCGTCAAATATTTGTTTGAACACGTGGTGGCTGGTATCGCCGGTTACGGAAACTGCATCGGGATTCCTACCGTGGGCGGAGAAGTGAACTTCGACCCTACGTATGAAGGCAACCCGCTCGTCAATGCGATGTGCGTGGGCCTCATCGACCACGAAAAAATTCAAAAAGGGGTAGCCTCCGGTATCGGCAACCCTGTCATCTACGTCGGCGCAAGCACAGGCCGCGACGGGATTCACGGCGCAACGTTTGCGTCCGAGGAGCTGACAGAGGAATCGGAGAAAAAGCGTCCGGCGGTACAAGTGGGCGACCCGTTCATGGAAAAACTTTTGCTTGAAGCGTGCCTGGAGTTGATCGACACAGGAATCGTCGTCGGGATTCAGGACATGGGCGCGGCTGGCTTGACCAGCTCCAGCTCCGAGATGGCGTCCAAGGCAGGAAACGGAATCGAGATGAACCTCGACCTCGTGCCACAGCGTGAAGCGGGAATGTCCGCTTACGAGATGATGCTGTCCGAGTCCCAGGAGCGCATGCTCGTCGTCGTGGAAAAAGGCAAGGAAGCAGAAGCCATTGCTATTTTTGACAAGTGGGGCTTGGCGTCCGCTGTCGTGGGCAAAGTAACGGAAGACAGCAAGCTGCGCCTGCTGCACAAAGGCGAAGTCGTGGCAGAAGTGCCAGTAAACAGCCTGGCTGATGACGCGCCTGTCTACCACCGTCCATCCGCAGTACCTGCTTACTACGAGGCAAACGCGAATGTAGACGTGCTCGCTGCCATCCAGGAGCCGAAAGATTTGAACGAGACGCTGAAAAGCATTCTGGCACAGCCGACTGTTGCCAACAAGGCGTGGGTGTACGAGCAATACGACCACATCGTGCGGGCAAACACAGCGGTCAAGCCTGGCTCTGACGCGGCGGTTGTCATGGTGCGCGGTACGCGCAAGGCGCTTGCCATGACGACAGATTGCAACGGACGCTACGTCTACCTCGATCCAAAAGTGGGCGGCGCCATCGCTGTAGCGGAATCCGCTCGCAACGTGGTCTGCTCCGGTGCCGAGCCGCTGGCGATCACCGACTGCCTCAACTTCGGCAGCCCGGAAAAGCCGGAAGTGTTCTGGCAGTTCGAGAAAGCGTGCGAAGGCATGAGCGAGGCGTGCGTGGCACTCGACGCGCCTGTGATCGGCGGCAACGTATCTTTTTACAACGAACGCAGCGGTGACGCGATCTATCCGACTCCAACCGTCGGCATGGTCGGTCTGATTACCGATGTTGACCATATTACGACCCAAGACTTCAAAAACGAAGGCGACGCGATCATCCTGCTCGGCGAAACGTTCGCAGAGCTGGGCGGCAGCGAGTATCAAAAGCTCGCAACAGGCTCCATCTCCGGCCGTCCTCCGCAAATTGATCTGAACAAGGAAGCCGCTGTACAAAAGCTCGTGCTCACAGCGATCCGCAAAGGCTTGGTCAACTCCGCTCACGACCTGTCCGAAGGCGGTCTCGGCGTGGCTCTGGCAGAGTCTTGCTTCGGCAAAGGCATCGGCGCTCAAGTCGAGCTTAGCTCCGAACTGCGAAGCGATGTACTGTTGTTCAGCGAATCCCAATCCCGCATTTTGCTCAGCGCAAGCCCTGAGCAGGCGGAAGCGATCCTCGCATTGGCAGGTGAGCATGGCGTACCGGCTGAAAAAATCGGTACGATCGGCGGCGATCGTCTGGTAGTGAACGTGAACGGTGCAGAAGCGATCAACGCTTCGATTCAAGAGGTGAAAGCAGCCTGGAAGGATGCGATTCCATGTTTGATCGGGTAA
- a CDS encoding DUF169 domain-containing protein produces MSTSTITALELNEAIQTYVRTETFPVGVSIMREEAALPSKAKRPQRDLGYPITICQAVGFSRRYGWSIAMNGADLSCPIAQVAFGYEEQPAYYTEGHLACGMYTDSLETGAKSEADVPKFSAEESGYYVSYPLERAQVEPDVVVIYGNAAQVMRLVAGMLYKRGGSIPSTFSSRADCADIAIKPIQTGQPQVIVPCYGDRLFAQTQDHEMAFSFHFRDAAELVEGLAATQKGGIRYPIPSFLRYQAEFPPTYQKLAGLFGEKS; encoded by the coding sequence ATGAGTACGAGTACGATTACCGCCCTGGAGCTGAACGAGGCTATTCAGACGTATGTGCGGACGGAAACGTTTCCCGTGGGCGTTTCGATCATGCGCGAGGAAGCGGCATTGCCGTCAAAGGCAAAGCGGCCGCAGCGGGACTTGGGGTATCCGATCACGATTTGCCAGGCGGTCGGCTTTTCGCGGCGTTATGGCTGGAGTATTGCCATGAACGGGGCAGACCTGTCCTGTCCGATCGCGCAGGTGGCGTTCGGCTACGAGGAACAGCCTGCGTACTACACCGAGGGCCATCTCGCCTGCGGGATGTACACGGATTCGCTGGAGACGGGAGCGAAAAGCGAGGCGGATGTCCCGAAATTTTCGGCGGAGGAAAGCGGCTACTACGTGTCGTACCCGTTGGAGCGGGCGCAGGTCGAGCCGGATGTGGTCGTCATTTACGGAAACGCGGCACAGGTGATGCGGCTGGTGGCGGGGATGCTCTACAAGCGCGGCGGCTCGATTCCTTCCACTTTTTCCAGCCGGGCGGACTGTGCGGATATCGCGATCAAGCCGATCCAGACCGGACAGCCGCAAGTGATCGTCCCCTGTTACGGGGATCGGCTGTTTGCCCAGACGCAGGACCACGAGATGGCGTTCAGCTTTCATTTTCGCGACGCAGCCGAGCTGGTGGAGGGATTGGCCGCCACGCAAAAAGGCGGGATACGCTATCCGATCCCGTCCTTCCTGCGCTATCAGGCAGAGTTTCCGCCGACCTACCAGAAGCTCGCTGGCCTGTTCGGGGAAAAAAGCTAG
- a CDS encoding DinB family protein translates to MNPVEIVRNLEKVTAHYLQELEAFSMEQLHKKPSEDEWSLGQMYVHLIQTALHMQIPNIEKCQAGGPEVNMPGSEMGEIGKGIFAQGSLPPIRIKIPASPEYTPAQPASKEQLVNGMQAVLERMHALAPTVDDIPAHHKVEHPGFGPLAAKEWFALVEMHYRHHLHQLNRLKG, encoded by the coding sequence ATGAATCCAGTCGAAATCGTACGCAATCTGGAAAAGGTAACTGCTCATTACTTGCAAGAGCTGGAAGCATTCAGCATGGAGCAACTGCACAAAAAGCCGAGCGAGGACGAGTGGTCGTTGGGGCAAATGTACGTGCACCTGATCCAGACGGCCTTGCACATGCAAATCCCCAACATCGAAAAATGCCAGGCAGGCGGTCCGGAAGTTAACATGCCGGGTTCCGAGATGGGGGAGATCGGGAAAGGAATTTTTGCCCAAGGCTCTCTGCCGCCGATTCGCATCAAAATTCCTGCCTCGCCCGAATACACACCTGCCCAGCCTGCGAGCAAGGAACAACTGGTCAACGGCATGCAGGCTGTGCTTGAGCGCATGCACGCGCTGGCGCCGACGGTGGACGATATCCCGGCCCACCACAAAGTCGAGCACCCTGGCTTCGGCCCGCTCGCTGCCAAAGAATGGTTTGCGCTAGTCGAGATGCACTATCGCCACCATCTGCACCAATTGAACAGGCTGAAAGGCTAG
- a CDS encoding iron-containing alcohol dehydrogenase: protein MFPFEVSFPTHIYFGMGELARLGQAAKTLGNKALLVTGGSAAKRTGLLDRAITLLQEAQVAFALFDKIEPNPRTATVDAGAALARKEQCDFVLALGGGSVMDAAKAIAAAALSGRPIYDYMRGNPSGTGKWLVPVQEALPLLTVPTVAATGSEANNISVLTHWETHEKSSINGPALFPKIAILDPSITFTVPARVTAEACADIFSHLFETYLISADKTNVQDGITETLIRLVAEHSLTAIHEPDHEEARSTLLWASTLGISPFANAGRGAGMPLHGIEHPLSGIYDMAHGRGLAILSIPYFEQVILPLRPERLARMGRHCFGVTAEDEGAAARATIAAVSRWYESMGITERLSDFGVTEDALPKMAEEAVTIGGRGAGYLASAKKLNADDVIAIYRACL from the coding sequence ATGTTTCCCTTTGAAGTATCTTTTCCTACCCATATCTACTTCGGCATGGGCGAACTTGCGCGTTTGGGCCAGGCAGCGAAAACTCTCGGCAACAAGGCGCTTCTCGTCACGGGTGGCAGCGCAGCCAAGCGCACGGGGCTTCTCGACCGCGCGATTACGCTTTTGCAAGAAGCGCAAGTAGCCTTTGCTCTCTTTGACAAAATCGAACCGAATCCGCGCACGGCTACCGTCGATGCCGGGGCAGCGCTCGCCCGGAAAGAACAGTGCGACTTCGTGCTGGCGCTCGGCGGCGGCTCGGTCATGGATGCTGCCAAAGCGATTGCAGCCGCAGCGCTTTCCGGCCGTCCGATCTACGACTACATGCGCGGCAATCCGAGCGGCACAGGCAAATGGCTGGTACCTGTGCAGGAGGCGCTCCCTCTCCTGACGGTTCCGACAGTAGCCGCTACCGGATCGGAAGCGAACAACATCAGCGTCCTGACCCATTGGGAGACGCACGAAAAATCTTCCATCAACGGCCCGGCTCTCTTCCCGAAAATCGCCATTCTCGACCCGTCCATCACCTTTACGGTTCCTGCGCGCGTCACAGCGGAAGCTTGCGCAGATATTTTTTCCCATCTGTTTGAAACCTATCTCATCAGCGCGGACAAAACAAACGTGCAGGACGGGATTACCGAAACGCTCATCCGGCTTGTCGCCGAGCATTCCCTCACAGCCATTCATGAGCCGGATCACGAGGAAGCCCGCTCCACTCTGCTATGGGCGAGCACGCTGGGCATCAGTCCGTTCGCAAACGCCGGACGCGGCGCAGGCATGCCTCTGCACGGCATCGAGCACCCGCTGAGCGGAATATACGACATGGCCCACGGTCGCGGCCTGGCGATTTTGTCCATCCCTTACTTCGAGCAGGTTATTTTGCCGCTTCGCCCGGAACGGCTGGCGCGCATGGGCCGTCACTGCTTCGGCGTCACCGCGGAAGACGAAGGCGCTGCAGCGCGCGCGACTATCGCCGCTGTTTCACGCTGGTACGAAAGCATGGGCATCACCGAACGACTCTCCGACTTCGGCGTGACCGAGGACGCCTTGCCGAAAATGGCCGAAGAAGCCGTCACCATCGGCGGACGCGGCGCAGGCTACCTGGCCAGCGCCAAAAAGCTGAACGCAGATGACGTCATCGCCATCTATCGAGCGTGCTTGTAA
- a CDS encoding AraC family transcriptional regulator encodes MKCKLETFPPYRIAYMRRVGPYGPANVEVMEELKKWARKNQLLDSAILFAIPQDNPQTTAPERCRFDACIVLSENAQLDAADSAIREGELAGGNYLVFEVKHTAEDIQRAYTEIFPALHSNGYTMDDKPILEKYTGDLTTNPYCEICVPVKV; translated from the coding sequence ATGAAATGCAAACTCGAAACGTTCCCCCCTTATCGCATTGCGTATATGCGGCGAGTCGGTCCATACGGTCCTGCCAATGTGGAAGTAATGGAGGAGCTTAAAAAATGGGCGAGGAAGAACCAGCTTCTGGATTCGGCTATCCTGTTTGCCATTCCACAAGACAACCCACAGACAACCGCACCTGAGCGCTGCCGCTTTGATGCTTGCATCGTGCTCTCCGAAAATGCCCAGTTGGACGCTGCCGATTCAGCTATCCGCGAAGGCGAGCTTGCCGGCGGGAATTACCTCGTTTTCGAAGTGAAGCATACAGCAGAGGACATCCAGCGGGCGTATACAGAAATTTTTCCTGCTCTCCACAGCAACGGCTACACGATGGACGATAAACCCATTCTGGAAAAATATACGGGCGATCTCACGACCAATCCTTATTGCGAAATATGTGTGCCTGTTAAGGTGTGA
- the purQ gene encoding phosphoribosylformylglycinamidine synthase subunit PurQ, whose amino-acid sequence MRVAVIVFPGSNADVDLYNAVEDVMGVPVDYVWHSETDLSGYDVILLPGGFSYGDYLRCGAVARFSPVMEQVVKAAEEGKLVMGICNGFQILTEVGLLPGALLRNRSLKFACKLSGLRVDNNDTPFTRDYAAGEEIQIPIAHGEGNYYCDEETLAKLKAGKQIVFRYSGENPNGSIDDIAGICNERGNVLGMMPHPERAVHKWMTSDDGRRMFTSILKTWREQNSVTTHA is encoded by the coding sequence ATGCGAGTAGCGGTTATCGTCTTTCCAGGCTCCAATGCCGACGTAGATTTGTATAACGCAGTTGAAGACGTAATGGGAGTGCCGGTCGATTACGTATGGCATTCCGAGACAGATTTGTCCGGGTATGACGTGATTCTTTTGCCGGGCGGTTTCTCCTATGGAGACTATTTGCGCTGTGGCGCGGTCGCTCGCTTTTCGCCTGTCATGGAGCAGGTGGTCAAGGCAGCGGAGGAAGGCAAGCTGGTGATGGGAATCTGTAACGGCTTCCAAATTCTCACGGAGGTAGGGCTGTTGCCAGGAGCGCTTTTGCGCAACCGTTCCCTCAAATTCGCCTGCAAGCTGTCCGGCCTGCGCGTAGACAACAACGACACCCCGTTTACCCGCGACTACGCGGCCGGGGAAGAAATTCAGATTCCGATCGCACACGGCGAAGGAAACTACTACTGTGATGAAGAGACGCTTGCGAAGCTGAAAGCAGGCAAGCAGATCGTATTCCGCTACAGCGGCGAGAACCCGAATGGTTCGATTGACGATATTGCAGGCATTTGCAACGAGCGCGGCAATGTGCTCGGCATGATGCCTCACCCTGAGCGCGCTGTCCACAAATGGATGACTTCCGATGACGGACGCCGCATGTTTACCTCGATCCTGAAGACGTGGAGGGAACAAAACAGTGTCACAACTCACGCATAA
- a CDS encoding helix-turn-helix domain-containing protein: MSLSLGALISSHRSRRNLTLADLSEMSGVSKSTISLIETGETKRPSYATWRKIAEAIDIAPSVIINAFVDTTHHPRTLELILAEVITEGWEALVSKVATHYLESPKVDTFRALDHIDRTARDTENKRIKRILWDTIINFTRSRGIPSYLANALYERYLIERDDFARFEETYRRGKELLLYVEHLYVEDRIDYYYKMGVHANILDLHDESIDLCRLGLREDRSDSRPKASAYISLFNSCIYFGDFHIADIYLKEYENSKYADFRKNHFRATLLAKKGQHEDAISLFNVCLNETDREGRISIVVDLMESYLQAGKTDDLMLLLETEDQFLPEKMPQHPYRIKTLAQYYRRKALCLISMEKYDQGFHSLIESIKYYKHIGITTEVIEGIRLFLRHHRTNNKNLTFEHMELIENICDNIL, encoded by the coding sequence GTGTCGCTTTCACTAGGTGCACTAATTAGCAGTCATCGTAGTCGACGCAATCTAACACTAGCAGACCTTTCGGAAATGTCGGGAGTCAGTAAAAGTACCATATCGCTAATTGAAACAGGAGAAACCAAGCGTCCCAGCTATGCCACTTGGAGAAAGATAGCGGAGGCAATCGATATAGCACCTAGCGTCATCATTAACGCATTTGTAGACACTACTCATCATCCTAGAACATTAGAGCTCATTCTCGCAGAGGTTATCACCGAAGGATGGGAAGCTCTTGTCTCCAAAGTTGCTACGCATTATTTAGAGTCACCCAAGGTCGATACATTTAGAGCGTTAGATCATATCGACCGTACTGCCAGGGATACGGAGAACAAACGAATAAAACGCATTTTGTGGGATACGATTATTAATTTCACAAGAAGCAGGGGAATACCCTCATATCTGGCAAACGCCTTGTATGAAAGGTATTTGATTGAGCGTGACGACTTCGCTCGTTTCGAGGAAACATATCGACGTGGGAAGGAACTGCTTCTCTATGTCGAGCATCTCTATGTTGAAGATCGAATCGACTACTATTATAAAATGGGTGTTCACGCCAACATACTCGACTTACACGACGAAAGTATCGATTTATGCAGGCTCGGTTTACGAGAGGATCGGTCAGATAGCAGACCTAAAGCATCTGCATATATCTCCTTGTTTAACTCGTGTATTTATTTTGGAGACTTCCATATTGCTGACATCTACCTAAAAGAGTACGAAAACAGCAAATATGCTGATTTCCGAAAGAATCATTTTCGCGCTACTTTGCTTGCGAAAAAAGGGCAGCATGAGGACGCAATCAGTTTGTTCAACGTCTGTTTAAACGAGACTGACAGAGAAGGGCGTATCTCCATCGTCGTTGACCTCATGGAATCGTATTTGCAGGCCGGAAAGACAGACGATCTCATGCTCTTGCTCGAAACGGAGGATCAGTTTCTGCCAGAGAAGATGCCGCAGCATCCGTACCGAATTAAGACACTGGCCCAATACTACAGACGCAAGGCGCTGTGCCTAATCTCCATGGAGAAATATGATCAGGGTTTTCATAGCCTGATCGAAAGTATCAAGTATTACAAGCACATAGGCATAACGACAGAGGTCATCGAAGGCATCCGACTTTTCCTGCGCCATCATCGAACCAACAATAAAAATTTAACCTTTGAACACATGGAGTTAATCGAAAACATATGTGATAATATTTTGTAA
- a CDS encoding VWA domain-containing protein, with translation MHGTYRRMLGLVNSLMIALLLCGCTLGASGAGPRVGEVKWPQSTQELIAEQPGQLAGTHFYLAQHPHRPAISAILDKMPTVVDGMDEAYLQLYWNQLLGLFSEDYLSPQMVVDRWKMASFGSPDIGDARFQFREHFNVEIILDASGSMAGKMGDKTKMQLAKEAIKEFAESLPEEANISLRVYGHKGSNADGDRQLSCSSSDLVYPLQSYEPKRLDQALALFEPTGWTSIAHSLKLAQQDLAAFSADKNTNVIYLVSDGIETCGGDPVAVAKDLSQSQIMPLLNVIGFDVNAEGQKQLKAIAQASEGLYANVTNREQFKRELERAKEIAQKWEQWKRDALTEVGAVLIDRRKWIDAYNRDWYDKSWRESLNLGTAIEYLAASGKIGHQAKEYFTKQRQAREALAAQSKEELTDYLVNLTNKTYQEMKEEIEEKYSGS, from the coding sequence ATGCACGGTACGTACAGGCGAATGCTTGGCCTGGTAAACAGCTTGATGATAGCCCTGCTGCTGTGCGGCTGCACCCTTGGCGCATCTGGAGCAGGGCCGCGAGTAGGCGAGGTGAAATGGCCGCAAAGCACGCAGGAGTTGATCGCGGAGCAGCCCGGGCAGTTGGCGGGTACGCATTTTTACCTCGCCCAACACCCGCATCGGCCTGCCATCTCGGCTATTCTCGACAAAATGCCTACCGTGGTGGACGGGATGGACGAGGCGTATTTGCAACTGTACTGGAATCAGTTGCTCGGTTTGTTCTCCGAGGACTACCTCAGTCCGCAGATGGTTGTGGATCGCTGGAAAATGGCTTCGTTCGGAAGCCCGGACATCGGGGATGCGCGGTTTCAGTTTCGGGAGCATTTTAACGTCGAAATCATTTTGGACGCGAGCGGCAGCATGGCTGGCAAAATGGGAGACAAAACCAAAATGCAACTGGCCAAGGAAGCGATCAAGGAATTTGCCGAATCACTCCCGGAGGAAGCAAACATTTCGCTGCGCGTCTATGGACATAAAGGGAGCAATGCCGATGGGGACAGACAGCTCTCCTGCTCCAGCAGCGATCTGGTCTATCCGCTGCAATCGTACGAGCCGAAGCGGCTGGATCAGGCGCTTGCGCTGTTTGAGCCGACTGGCTGGACGTCGATCGCCCATTCTCTCAAGCTTGCCCAGCAAGATTTGGCCGCGTTTTCGGCAGATAAAAACACGAACGTCATCTACCTGGTCAGCGATGGCATCGAGACTTGCGGCGGCGATCCGGTGGCCGTAGCCAAAGATCTGTCCCAGTCGCAAATCATGCCGCTCTTAAACGTGATCGGCTTTGACGTGAACGCCGAAGGGCAGAAGCAACTGAAGGCGATTGCCCAGGCATCGGAAGGCTTGTATGCCAACGTGACGAACCGCGAGCAATTCAAAAGAGAGCTGGAGCGGGCAAAAGAAATCGCCCAGAAGTGGGAGCAGTGGAAGCGGGACGCCCTGACGGAAGTAGGCGCGGTGCTGATCGACCGCCGCAAGTGGATCGACGCCTACAACCGGGACTGGTACGACAAAAGCTGGCGGGAGAGCCTGAACCTCGGGACTGCAATCGAGTATTTGGCGGCAAGCGGCAAGATCGGCCATCAGGCCAAGGAGTATTTTACGAAGCAAAGACAGGCCAGGGAAGCGTTAGCCGCGCAATCGAAAGAGGAGCTTACCGATTACTTGGTGAACCTCACCAACAAGACGTATCAGGAAATGAAAGAAGAAATCGAGGAAAAATACAGTGGGAGCTAG
- the purC gene encoding phosphoribosylaminoimidazolesuccinocarboxamide synthase, translating to MEKQEQLYEGKAKRIYRTSEPEQYWVEYKDDATAFNGEKRAQITGKGELNNRITAIFFTMLKEKGIDNHFVRLLSATEQVVRKVEIIPLEVVVRNIAAGSLAKRLGMEEGTVLPQPVVEFYYKDDALGDPLVNPSHIKVLGIASESDLATLERMGLAVNEVLVPYLAERNITLVDFKLEFGRTPDGEILLADEISPDTCRFWDSVTKEKLDKDRFRRDLGNVEEAYQEMLKRLGGDVHV from the coding sequence GTGGAAAAACAGGAACAACTCTACGAAGGTAAGGCGAAACGTATTTATCGGACATCTGAGCCTGAGCAATACTGGGTAGAGTATAAAGACGACGCAACAGCATTCAACGGAGAGAAGCGGGCGCAAATCACCGGAAAAGGTGAGCTGAACAACCGCATTACCGCTATCTTTTTCACCATGCTAAAGGAGAAAGGCATCGACAACCATTTTGTCCGCCTGCTGTCCGCAACCGAGCAGGTTGTCCGCAAAGTGGAGATCATTCCTTTGGAGGTCGTTGTTCGCAATATCGCGGCTGGCTCGCTTGCCAAACGCCTTGGCATGGAAGAAGGCACTGTTCTCCCGCAGCCGGTTGTCGAGTTTTACTACAAGGACGACGCATTGGGCGACCCGTTGGTGAACCCGTCCCATATCAAAGTGTTGGGAATTGCGAGCGAAAGTGACCTGGCTACGCTTGAGCGCATGGGGCTGGCTGTAAACGAGGTTCTCGTGCCTTACCTGGCCGAGCGCAACATCACCCTGGTCGATTTCAAACTGGAATTTGGAAGAACACCGGACGGGGAGATTCTCCTCGCCGATGAAATATCCCCGGACACATGCCGTTTCTGGGACTCGGTAACAAAAGAGAAGCTGGACAAAGACCGCTTCCGTCGCGATTTGGGCAATGTAGAAGAGGCGTACCAAGAAATGCTGAAGAGACTGGGAGGAGACGTACATGTTTAA